The DNA window gagagagaaatgtgaaatgtataaataagagtattaaaacatattaaaacaaataaaaacctaTTAAACTTAATTtctacaatttattttatttgttgttagttatgtaaaaaaatatttttataataaattagtaataaataatttaatattaaaaaataattaataaaaaataagtgAAATAATTTGTACTTCGGATTTTATTGAATTTGATTTGaaagaattaaattaaatttaaaatataaaatctttACTTAAAATATATCAAATGTATTATgagtaaaatagtaaaatagtgatgattgaattaaataaatacccTACAAATAATTAACTATTGGAGATTACAAATAATTAAGGGATGTTTCTAGTATATTTCTTGCCAAATAGATTATTATATAGATTAGTTAGTTACAAATTGAATGTGATGTATAAATGTGTACAGGGAATATTGCGGCACACATTAAGACAGAAGTATGTTCTTGTGCTATAAATGAGAGAGAGTTCACGCCAATGGTAATGTAGGCACACAATTACCTAACCTTCGTTCTTCTCTATCTCTCATTCTCACTTATCTAACATTTTGAAATGGCTTCACCGAAGAGCAAGATCTTGTTCATCGGCGGAACAGGGTACGTCGGTAAATTTATCGTGGAAGAGAGCACCAAGGCCGGACACGAGACCTTCGTCTTGGTGCGTGAATCCACGCTCTCAAATCTAGACAAGGCCAAGATCATCGATGCCTTCAAGTCTTTGGAAGTCAAAATCGTCCACGGCGATCTCTTCGACCACCATAGTTTGGTTAGAGCGATTAAGCTAGTTGACGTTGTGATTTCGACTGTCGGCCTTGCTCAGTTAGCCGACCAAATTAAGATCATCGTCGCCATTAAAGAAGCTGGCAACGTCAAGGTACTTTTCAAAAGAATTAAAACTTGGAGAATTACCCatgtactgttttttttttaactttttttaaatttacggtttgagtttctaaaataGTTTCTCCGGTGGTTTCTACATGGATtattatacgattttttgttgcgattttggttgcagcgctagttgcaataggaatttctatgtagaattccgtaaaaatgaaaaaaaatatatattttaaagtgtaaaaatgaaaaaacccctTAAAACTTTATTctattaacaaaaataataatattttattacgattataaaaaaatttgaataaattaGAGGTTCTTTCCTTCGGAGTTTGGGAACGATGTGGATCGAGTTGATGCAGTTGAACCAGCCAAATCGATGTTTGAGACTAAGGCTAAGATCCGGCGAGCTATAGAGGCAGAGGGAATACCATACACTTACGTGTCGTCGAACTATTTTGCTGGTTATTTTCTTCGTAATCTCGCCCAAGTTGGTGCCACTGCTCCACCCAGGGATAAAGTTGTTATCTTAGGTGATGGAAACCCCAAAGGTAATACTAATCATCaaactatttattattgataggaaagtgttttttttaattgtttgcaaaataaaatatatttttgtattcgTTGTAATATTTGGTTGATGTTGAATTGTGCAGTAATTTTTAACAAGGAACAAGATATTGGAATTTACAGCATAAGAGCAGTGGAGGATCCAAGAACTTTGAACAAAAGCTTGTACATAAGGCCACCAGCCAATATTTACTCATTCAACCAACTTGTTGCATTATGGGAGAAAAAGATTAGTAAAACTCTTGAGAAGGAGTATGTTCCTGAAGACAAACTTCTCAAGACTATCCAAGGTTGGTTTTTGAAACTAGACTTGAATTTTGtaagatatttttatatatttattattatattaattagctTCACAAAAAAGAGATTTGTTTTGAAATAAAagtgtttaaaattaattgCAGAGTCCCCAATTCCAATCAATGTGATACTATCGATCAACCATTCTGCTTTTGTGAAAGGAGATCATACAAACTTTGAGATAGAACCCTCGTTTGGAGTGGAAGCTTCACATCTTTATCCTGATGTGAAATACACCACTGTGGATGAGTATCTGAATCAGTTTGTCTAATATTGGAGGTTGAGTTATTGAGGTTGAGGGCTAGAGGAGCCACCCCTCCTCTTGTTTCTATCTTTGATTATTCACTAATAAGTGATAATACACAACATGTTAGTTTTTGTACTCAACATCTCTTAGTAAGGCAAATATTATTTAGTAATCAagtttattagattttttatgACTTTATATAtccaaataaaattatatattatatggaGTACTTACCACAAATGATATTGTGCCACTTCATTTAAGATTACACATCATCACACTTATGGCACGTTTACTATATAGTAATCAGAATCGGAATAAATTAATGGAAAAATGTAacggaataaatgaaaaataatcggaatcaatatttgtaatatgttgtttactaaaattttttagaaatggaataattgtgatttatcttgtttactttattaggaaacgtaatcggaatgcttaaattgactaaattgcctttttgagttaaactatattatatggtagttattttgcgagacatattttaaaggataaaattgtcatatatatttaatattaaaaaataaaataaaaataataaaaatccatTACCCTTAATGGCATTTCTTACAAAATTGGTGGGAGAAGTTCTCCCTTTCTTTTCTCCCTTATTTAATCAACTTCTCCCTTTCCTAATTTTGATAATGCAAGTAAACAAATGTAAGTGAATGATTACTTACTATTGATTcccattacttattagtaaacatgccaATAGTTTTGATTATATATTGAGGTCTATTTAACTATTCAATTTCCTTTTATACATTATCTAATATTGAACTCTTGcatctttaattttatactatattttattcttaCCTAGCGAACTAAATCCCATTTGGCATTATCTTTCAttgtaattttaattctttcaagttgttaatatttttattaaattattgatataatattaaaaataggctttttcatttttacacttcaaaacagtttttttttttttttatttttttattttttttttacatttttacgaaattttacatagaaatccctattgcaactagcactacaacctaaattgcaacaaaaaaccGTATAAAaattcctattgcaactagcgctgtaaccactttagaaatccaaattataaatttgaaaaaaaaaataaaaaaaatagtatatgaagtaatttcttattaaaaaattacaGCTAAAATACTTAAGAAATGAGACTATCTCTaacaaagaatataaaaaataaaaattaatctaatACTTCATTTAAATAAATAGTATCTTACAACTCTTACTTCAAAATCATTTCAAGCGAATAAATCAATCATatcaattaagaaaaaaaaatataatactaCTTTTTAAACAAATACAATGAAcaaaagatttttatttttatttttagtatttatgTAAAAGACTCACACTTTATAAAccatgtgaatttttt is part of the Cannabis sativa cultivar Pink pepper isolate KNU-18-1 chromosome 5, ASM2916894v1, whole genome shotgun sequence genome and encodes:
- the LOC115716930 gene encoding phenylcoumaran benzylic ether reductase Pyrc5 — translated: MASPKSKILFIGGTGYVGKFIVEESTKAGHETFVLVRESTLSNLDKAKIIDAFKSLEVKIVHGDLFDHHSLVRAIKLVDVVISTVGLAQLADQIKIIVAIKEAGNVKRFFPSEFGNDVDRVDAVEPAKSMFETKAKIRRAIEAEGIPYTYVSSNYFAGYFLRNLAQVGATAPPRDKVVILGDGNPKVIFNKEQDIGIYSIRAVEDPRTLNKSLYIRPPANIYSFNQLVALWEKKISKTLEKEYVPEDKLLKTIQESPIPINVILSINHSAFVKGDHTNFEIEPSFGVEASHLYPDVKYTTVDEYLNQFV